AAGAAATGAAAGAAGGTTATATGGTTCCACCAAAATCCTCATTAAAAATTGAGGACGCCCCAGCAGGCAACAGCATCAGCTGGCAGGCTATTAATGATTTCGGCGGATTGACAGAAAAAGCCAACGCATCGATGTAACCCAGTCGAAAAAATTAAAATCGAGAATGTCTATTAATTATGGAAAGTAACAATATTAAAAATATTCAGGAAAAAGACAGCGTCAGAGGAAAATGTAATAAAAAAGGGAGTGGTGCAGTGAAGGGGAACCGTACTGCCTGCTCTTTTTTATTAAAACCCTTATCATTTTTCATATTGTTATCCTTACCCGGGTTTGCTTCTTCTGCTGAAACTTTTAACCCTGAAATGCTCAAAGCTATCGGTGATGGCGGTGATCTGCAAGACGTTAATCTTGACTATTTCGCCGAAAAGGGCGGGCAGATGCCCGGTACGTATCAGGTCGATATTTATCTCAATAACCAGCAGGTGGATTCTCGGAGCATAGAGTTTGTCAGCCTTCCGGATGCTCCGGGTAAGCTCTACGGCAGTATTACGCCGGCAGAAATGGCAGATTATGGGGTTAAGCTGGACACCTTCCCGGATCTGAAAGCCGTTCCGCCAGACGCTAAGCTGACTAAACCGCTGAGTGCGTATGTTCCACAGGCGACTGAAAACCTTGATTTAAGCCGCAAGCGCTATGACATCACCGTACCTCAAATCGGTGTAAATATGCGCCCACGCAATTCGGTTGACCAAAAACGCTGGGATAACGGCATCGCGGCTTTTATGCTCAACTATAGCTATTCTGGCTCGACCACTGAGCATGATAATAGCGGTCAGTCCCAAAGCAACTTCATCAACCTACGGGCTGGGGTGAACCTTGCTGCATGGCGTTTACGTAATTACTCAACCTATAGCGAACAACACACTGATGGTTCGCATGGTGGAAGTGACACGAATACCAGCAAGTTCGAGTCTATTAATACCTATTTGCAACGCGACGTGCATTTCTTGCAGGGCGGTCAGCTGACGCTCGGTGAGTATTCCACTCCCTCAGATGTCTTTGACAGCTTCCAGTTCACCGGTATTCAGCTGGCCTCTGATGACCAGATGTTGCCAGACTCGATGAACCAGTTTGCGCCGACGGTACGAGGCATTGCCAAATCGAATGCGCAGGTAAGCATTAAACAGAACGGCTACGTTATCTACCAAACCAACGTCTCACCTGGGCCATTTGCTATTACGGATTTGTATCCGTCTGGTAACGGCGGTGATATGGAAGTAACGGTGACAGAGTCTGATGGTTCGACCACCAAATTCACGGTTGCCACCAGCTCCGTGCCGATTTTGCAACGAGAGGGTCGTTTCAAATATAACCTGGCATTGGGTCAATACCGTACCGGTAACGATGACACTGAAACACCTAAGTTCGTCCAGTTATCCAATATTTACGGTTTGACTTCACGAACCACCGTTTATGGCGGTGTTCAGTATGCTGAAAATTACCGTTCCGCTAACGTGGGTGTCGGTTTTGACTTAGGAGCCGTGGGCGCCGTTTCATTTGACGCAACACAAGCAACCAGTGAGTTCGACAACGATACGCTGGGCACTCAAAAAGGTCAGTCCTACCGGGCGATGTATGCCAAGAACTTCGAGGCGACTGACACCAACTTGCAGATCGCGGGCTATCGCTACTCCACAAAAGGCTTTTACGCCTTCAGTGACGTACAGGACTACCAAAAAGATACCGACAGCGATTTCGACAATTACAACCGCACTCACAACCAACGCAGCAAAATGCAGCTGTCCGTCAACCAGAACATTGGCGACTATGGTTCGATTTATATCAGCGGAAGCCAGCAGGATTACTGGGGTGGAGACGGTAAAGAGAAACTGTTGCAGCTGGGATACAACACCAGCCTCTATGGCATCTCTTACGGCTTTAACTACAACTATTCCAAAAACCCAGGTATGACCGAAGCGGATCAGGTGTTTGCTTTCAATTTATCAGTCCCACTCGACAAATTTATGGGGCCATCCGGTTCATGGGCGACCTACAGCATGAACACCAAGCGCCACGGTTCGACCGTTCAGCAGGCTGGCGTCAGCGGTACATTGCTGGAAGACCGGAATCTGAGTTATGCCGTCCAGCAAGGGTATGAAAACCAAGGTAATGGAGCCTCCGGCAACGCCAGCCTGGATTATAAAGGCGGTTCTGGCGAAGCAAACCTTGGCTACAGCTACGACCAGGATACCCGTCAGTGGAACTACGGCCTTCAGGGCGGTGTGCTGATCCACCAAAACGGCATCACGCTGTCACAACCGATGGGCGATACCGTCGCGCTGGTGAAAGCACCGGGCGCTGATGACGTTAGAGTAGAAAACAACAGTGGCGTTCATACCGACGGTCGCGGCTATGCCGTTGTGCCTTACGCCCAGCCTTACCGCAAAAACAGCGTAGCCCTGGAAACCGAAAGTTTTGGTGATGATGTGGATATGGATATGAGCAGCCAGACTGTCATTCCAACCCGTGGCGCCGTTGTAGTGGCCGATTTCAAAACTCGCGTTGGCCAGCGTGCATTGGTACAGCTGTTATTTATGGGCAAACCGGTGCCGTTTGGTGCCACGGTTAGCCTGTTAGATAAAGAAAGTACCGTCACCGGCATTGTCAGCGAAAACGGTGAAGTGTACTTAACCGGCCTGCCGGAAAGCGGCACTATCCGGGCGAAATGGGGCAACAGCAGCAACGAACAGTGCAAAGGCACTTACTCGCTGGCCAGCAGCAATGCCAGTGACCCGTCTGCGCTGATCAAACAAATTACGGCGCAATGCCAGTAAGGCATGAGGAAGTAACATGAACAATTTCATCGGAAAGTTAAAAAAAATTGGCTCCACAAATACGTGTCTGCGGTTGCTGCTGGCAGTGCTGTTATTATCCTGTGGCGTGCATAACGCCATGGCGGTCTGTACTTACCCCAGCACACAACCACAGATTACGGTTAATCAGAGCTTTACCACGCAGCAAGACTCACCAGTCGGCATGACGCTATCGACGACGACGTTTAATCAGCAGTATAAGGTCGCTGAGAATTGTATTGGCTCGTATACTCTTTTTGGAAAAGAGAATACCGGCACGTATCCGACAATAGGTAACAACAACACGTTTAAAAGCGGAGTAGAAGGGGTTGGAATTAGGGTCACCATTGGCCCATACAAACTGTCGCCCTCTAGTTTGATGTACGGTACTTACGGTGACGGTACCAGCCCGATTTATATTCAGGATATTAAAGTTGAGTTCGTCAAAACAGGCGATATTACTCCTGGCACGATGACATCGGGGAAAATAGGCACCGTTGAGATACAAGACGATGCAGGAACAAAAGATGCACTGACTATTAATATAGGGTCAGTCAATGTTAAGCAGGCATCGTGTGAGATAACCGGCTCCAGCGCGATCCCCGTCCCGATGGGCAAAGTCATGAAAGAAGATTTTCAGGGCAAAAACTCAACGTTGTCGTCCCGAGATATTAATATCCCACTGCAATGCAGCGCAGGTACCCATGTCAATATCAATTTCGACGCATTGTCGTCATTAGGTAACGGTATCATTGATCTGACTGCCGGCGGGGCAGAAGGTGTAGGTATTCAGCTGAAACTTAACAGTATCCCGGTTGAATTTAACAAGACCTTATTTGTGGCGGAAGCGACCCAACAAGGGGCATTCGTCATCCCTCTGACGGCGGCCTATATTCAAACAGCTGATACGATCAAAACGGGCTTAGTGAATGCAGTCGCCAATTTCACGGTAACCTACCAGTAAGACTGAACGTCTGACGGGCTGTTTCTCAAACCTGTCAGACGTTTTCATCGATAACAACAACGCTGCCCTGGCTGCAAAATTTATCAAAAAAAAACCGCATGGAAATCTCCATACGGTTCATCTGATGGACCCTACTTATTAACGACGCTCTAAAATCTCGAAGCAATAGCTGTGCGAGTTCTGCTCGTCGGCATCATGAAACTCACTGAAAGTAGATTCCCAGTGATCCGGATCGTAGTCAGGGAAATGGGTATCACCTTCCACTTCCGCATCAATGTGCGTCAGATACAGACGCTGCGCTTTCGGCAGGAACTGCTCGTAAACGCGTCCCCCACCGATCACCATAATCTCTTCCGCATCGCCGCAGGCAGCAATCGCGTCATCGACCGATTTTACCCACTCAACACGTTCGTCAGTGCCCGGCTGGCTGCTAATGACGATATTTTTACGGCCCGGCAACGGACGACCGATGGATTCCCAGGTCAGACGACCCATCACCACAGGTTTGTTGAGCGTAGTACGTTTAAACCAGGCGAGATCGGCAGGCAGGTTCCAGGGCATGGCGTTTTCCATGCCGATAACGCGATCCACCGCTAACGCCGCAATCAGACTGATCATTGAAATATCCCGGATGTAAAAATTGCCGCCACTATACGGAAAGCTTAATCTTTCGTCGACAATAGGGAGAGTAAAGAAGACGAAATATTTTCGCCTTCTCACTAAGTGCCCGTTATGCCGACGGTTTCGTTTCGGGCTCGTCAGCCGGGTTTCCGGTGTGCTTACCCTCTTCGGTTCCCTGCCAACCGTGCCGCTGAATAATCGACATATTGCTGCGGTCTTCATTGATGATATCTGTCAGCATCGCGCTGGTGCGTTTGAACACCGCGGCGAAGGACGCATCGTCCTCATCGGCCATATCCACCATCTCTTCAACCATCCGAACGTTGAAACGACGGAACACATCCGCGCGCTCGCGGGCCTCATACGCCCCAAGCCCTAACGCTTCAAGTGCCATGCGACCGGACTTTAGCGCCCCTTCGAAGGTTTCACGCTCCGGCGCATCGATCCCCGCCTGGCGCAGTTGAATGTAGTGATCGATATCGCGGGCGCGGGCGATGATTCGCAGATGTGGGAAATGCTCTTTCGCCAGCGCCGTCAACTCGAGGTTGGCTTTCGGGTCATCAATGGCGTTGATCAGCACTTCCGCCCGGGCGGCACCGGCTGACTCAAGCATATCGACCCGCGTTGCATCGCCATAAAACACCTTCATATCGAATTTACGCAGCGTATCGACGTGATCCGGATCGTGATCGAGAATGACCATCTTCACGCCGCTCGACAGCAGCAGTCGCCCGGTTATCTGACCAAAGCGGCCAAAGCCGGCGATAATCACCCGCGGCTGCTCTTCATCAATTTCATCCGCCTCACGATCATCACCACCTTTGGCTTTCTCCATGCGCGACAGCAGCACCAACAGAATCGGCGTGGCCGCCATCGACAGCGCCACTGCCAGGGTCAATGCTTTCGCCCATTCCGGGTCAAGCACGTCGGCCATCCGCGCGGTGCCAAACACCACAAACGCAAACTCACTGCCCTGCCCTAACAGCGCGGCAAACCACCAGCGCTGCGCCTTCGGCACACCAAGCGGGCGAGCAATTAGCCACAGCGTCGCGGCTTTGATGATAAGGAAACCCGCCAGCAGGATAAGAATTCGTAACGGATGGGTAACCAACGTGCCGAAGTCGATAGACATACCGACGCCGATAAAGAACAGCCCCAACAGCAAGCCCTTGAACGGTTCAATATCGCTTTCCAGCGCGTGGCGATACTCAGAGCTCGCCAGCAGGACCCCCGCCAAAAACGCACCCATCGCCATCGACAGGCCAACCTCTTCCAGCAACAGGCCGAAGCCGAAGACCAAAAACAGGGCCACGGCGCTGAACACTTCACGCAGGCCAGAGCGCGCCACAAAACGCAGCACCGGACGCGTCACGTATCGCCCAAGCAGAATAACCAGCACCAGCGCGCCCGCCACTTTCAGTGCGGAAAGGCCGAACGCCGCCAGGGTGGTTGAAGCCCCGCTTGCTGCCAGCAACGGGATCATCGCCACCAGCGGAATGGCCGCGATATCCTGAAACAGCAGCACCGCAAAGGCGCTGCGTCCGAGCTGCGAGACCGTCAGGTTGCGTTCATTCATCGCCTGCATGGCGATGGCGGTGGAGGAAAGCGCCAGGGTCAAGCCAATCAGTACGGCGACTTGCCATTGCAAACCCAAAAGCATACAAAAGCCGCCGATAAGCGCCCCGCAGGACACCATTTGCAATGCGCCCCCGCCAAACACTGAGGCGCGTAGTTTCCATAAACGCTGCGGGTCGAGCTCAAGGCCAATGACAAAGAGCATCAGTACTACGCCGATTTCAGCGAAGTGTAAAATGGCCTCGGCATCCGTGACCAGGCGCAAACCCCACGGCCCGATAATACAGCCCGCGATCAGGTAGCCGAGCACGGAACCCAATCCCAGGCGCACCGCGATCGGCACAATCAGCGCCGCCGAGCCGAGGTAAATGAGTGCCTGAATCAGCGTATGGCTATCCATGATGCACCTCCTGCCACTCGAGCAAACGCTGTTTGTAATGCCGGGCCTGGGCAACAAGCGTTTCATCGTCACAGATAAAGGTGCAATGCATGGCGAAAGGTTGCAGCCAGTTCAGGCCGCAGTACAGCGCCGTCGCCTGCAATGGCTGCGCCAGCACGTCAAAACCGGGGAAACTGCCAATCGAGAAATGATCGTCTCCGCCGCCGGTAGTGACCGCCCACATCAGGCTTTTACCGTGCAGCGCTTTTCCGCCGTGCCCGTAGGCCCAGCCGTGAGACAGGACTTTATCAATCCAGAGTTTGAGGAGCGGCGGCACGCTGTACCACTGCATCGGATGCTGCCAGATGACCAGGTCGGCGCGGGAAAGCGCCTCCTGCTCAGCGGCAATGTCGATATTGAAATCGGGATAGAGGTGATACAGAGAGCGAATTTCTACGCCGTCGATTTCCCTTGCCTGCTCAAGCATCCGTTTATTCGCATGCGAATGCTGCGGATAAGGATGCGCATAAATAATCAAAATCATCTGTTAGCCTGTTTTGCACTTCATTGTTTTATCAGCAAAGTGTAGTCAGTTAACTGCCAGGCTAACAGCGAAGATTAGTTATCCAGTTCGCCCATGGATTGAACCTGATCGCGGTTGATCTGCTCGGTCTTACCGGTTTCGGCATTTTTGTAGGAAACCAGGCCGGTGTCGCTATCAACCTCTGGCTTACCGTCGGTGACGATAGTTTTACCATCGGTGGTTTTCAGCGCCTGATTTGAGGAACAACCCGCGACGGTAAACAGTGCTGCGGCGGCAAAAATAGACGTGATGAGAAGATTGTTACGCATGGTGTTCTCCCTTGCTCTTACGTTATGAATGGTTATCTGTTTAACCACTTTAGGCTAACTGACTGAACGCAGATGGAAAACCAGAACACTCTGAGAGGGAGAAATGAGGGGGATTCGCTTACGCCCGGCGACGCTCTGCTTGCCTGGCCGACTCGGTGAGAGGTGCATGCCCGGCAAGCGCGAGCGCCGCCGGGCATGCAGAGTCAATATTACTTATTAATCTGCGCGTGCATTTCCTGCACCGAAATCACCTTCTCGGTCGCATCCGCGTTCAGCGCCATGGCTGTCGCGAAACCGCCGTTCAGGGTGGTGTCGTAATGCACTTTGTATTGCAGCGCGCTGCGGCGAATCAGCTTGGAGTCTTCAATCGCCTGACGCCCTTCGGTGGTGTTGATGATGTAGGTGTATTCGCCATTCTTGATACGGTCCTGAATGTGCGGCCGACCTTCATGCACCTTATTCACCAGGCGTGGGTTAATACCCGCTTCGCCCAGCACAACGGCAGTCCCGTGGGTCGCATCCAGTTCGAAGCCCTGTTTCAGCAGTTTTGCCGCCAGATCTACCACACGCTCTTTGTCGCCTTCACGCACGGAGAGCAGCGCACGGCCCTGCTTCTTCATGGTGGAGTTGCTGCCGAGCTGCGCTTTTGCGAACGCTTCAGCGAAGGTACGGCCCACGCCCATCACTTCCCCGGTAGAGCGCATTTCTGGCCCTAACAGCGGGTCAACGCCCGGGAATTTGTTGAACGGCAGCACCACTTCTTTCACCGAATAGTACGGCGGGATGATCTCTTCCAGGTGGCCCTGCTGCGCCAGCGTCTGACCGACCATCACGCGCGCCGCCACTTTCGCCAGCGGCAGGCCGGTGGCTTTGGAGACGAACGGTACGGTACGTGCCGCACGCGGGTTGACTTCAATCAGATACACTTCGTTGTCTTTTACGGCGAACTGGACGTTCATCAGGCCACGAACCTGCAGCTCGAAGGCCAGTTTCTGCACCTGCTGACGCATCACATCCTGAATTTCTTTGCTCAGGGTATACGCTGGCAGCGAACATGCGGAGTCACCGGAGTGAACGCCAGCCTGTTCGATGTGTTCCATGATGCCGCCAATCAGCACGTTTTCGCCGTCGCAGATAGCATCCACGTCCACTTCAACCGCATCGTCGAGGAAACGGTCCAGCAGCACTGGCGCATCGTTAGAGACGCTGACCGCGGTCTGGAAGTAGCGACGCAGGTCAGCTTCGTCATACACGATTTCCATCGCACGACCGCCGAGCACGTAGGACGGGCGCACCACCAGCGGATAGCCAATCTCTTTCGCTTTCTCTACCGCCATTTCAATCGCGGTCACGGTGGCGTTCGCAGGCTGTTTCAGCTTCAGGCGGTCAACCGCCTGCTGGAAACGTTCACGGTCTTCTGCACGGTCGATAGCATCCGGGCTGGTACCGATAATCGGCACGCCAGCAGCTTCCAGTGCACGCGCCAGTTTCAGCGGAGTCTGGCCACCATACTGCACGATAACGCCCTTAGGCTTCTCGATGCGCACGATTTCGAGCACATCTTCGAAGGTCACCGGCTCGAAGTACAGGCGGTCTGAGGTGTCGTAATCGGTAGAAACCGTTTCCGGGTTACAGTTGACCATGATGGTCTCGTAACCGTCTTCACGCAGCGCCAGCGAGGCGTGTACGCAGCAGTAATCGAATTCGATACCCTGACCGATACGGTTCGGGCCGCCGCCGAGGACCATGATTTTGTCGCGGTCAACGGACGGGTTCGCTTCACACTCGTCTTCGTACGTGGAGTACATGTACGCGGTGTCGGTGGAGAATTCTGCCGCACAGGTGTCCACGCGCTTGTAAACCGGGTGCAGGTTATATTGCTCACGCAGCTTGCGGATTTCCGACTCGCGAACGCCCGCCAGTTTCGCCAGACGTGCATCGGCGAAGCCTTTGCGCTTCAGCGCGCGCAGGAAGTCTGCGTTCAGGCCGGTAATACCGACTTCTGCCACGTTCTCTTCAAGGCGTACC
This DNA window, taken from Scandinavium goeteborgense, encodes the following:
- the kefF gene encoding glutathione-regulated potassium-efflux system oxidoreductase KefF, producing MILIIYAHPYPQHSHANKRMLEQAREIDGVEIRSLYHLYPDFNIDIAAEQEALSRADLVIWQHPMQWYSVPPLLKLWIDKVLSHGWAYGHGGKALHGKSLMWAVTTGGGDDHFSIGSFPGFDVLAQPLQATALYCGLNWLQPFAMHCTFICDDETLVAQARHYKQRLLEWQEVHHG
- a CDS encoding YgdI/YgdR family lipoprotein, which produces MRNNLLITSIFAAAALFTVAGCSSNQALKTTDGKTIVTDGKPEVDSDTGLVSYKNAETGKTEQINRDQVQSMGELDN
- the kefC gene encoding glutathione-regulated potassium-efflux system protein KefC, yielding MDSHTLIQALIYLGSAALIVPIAVRLGLGSVLGYLIAGCIIGPWGLRLVTDAEAILHFAEIGVVLMLFVIGLELDPQRLWKLRASVFGGGALQMVSCGALIGGFCMLLGLQWQVAVLIGLTLALSSTAIAMQAMNERNLTVSQLGRSAFAVLLFQDIAAIPLVAMIPLLAASGASTTLAAFGLSALKVAGALVLVILLGRYVTRPVLRFVARSGLREVFSAVALFLVFGFGLLLEEVGLSMAMGAFLAGVLLASSEYRHALESDIEPFKGLLLGLFFIGVGMSIDFGTLVTHPLRILILLAGFLIIKAATLWLIARPLGVPKAQRWWFAALLGQGSEFAFVVFGTARMADVLDPEWAKALTLAVALSMAATPILLVLLSRMEKAKGGDDREADEIDEEQPRVIIAGFGRFGQITGRLLLSSGVKMVILDHDPDHVDTLRKFDMKVFYGDATRVDMLESAGAARAEVLINAIDDPKANLELTALAKEHFPHLRIIARARDIDHYIQLRQAGIDAPERETFEGALKSGRMALEALGLGAYEARERADVFRRFNVRMVEEMVDMADEDDASFAAVFKRTSAMLTDIINEDRSNMSIIQRHGWQGTEEGKHTGNPADEPETKPSA
- a CDS encoding fimbria/pilus outer membrane usher protein, yielding MLKAIGDGGDLQDVNLDYFAEKGGQMPGTYQVDIYLNNQQVDSRSIEFVSLPDAPGKLYGSITPAEMADYGVKLDTFPDLKAVPPDAKLTKPLSAYVPQATENLDLSRKRYDITVPQIGVNMRPRNSVDQKRWDNGIAAFMLNYSYSGSTTEHDNSGQSQSNFINLRAGVNLAAWRLRNYSTYSEQHTDGSHGGSDTNTSKFESINTYLQRDVHFLQGGQLTLGEYSTPSDVFDSFQFTGIQLASDDQMLPDSMNQFAPTVRGIAKSNAQVSIKQNGYVIYQTNVSPGPFAITDLYPSGNGGDMEVTVTESDGSTTKFTVATSSVPILQREGRFKYNLALGQYRTGNDDTETPKFVQLSNIYGLTSRTTVYGGVQYAENYRSANVGVGFDLGAVGAVSFDATQATSEFDNDTLGTQKGQSYRAMYAKNFEATDTNLQIAGYRYSTKGFYAFSDVQDYQKDTDSDFDNYNRTHNQRSKMQLSVNQNIGDYGSIYISGSQQDYWGGDGKEKLLQLGYNTSLYGISYGFNYNYSKNPGMTEADQVFAFNLSVPLDKFMGPSGSWATYSMNTKRHGSTVQQAGVSGTLLEDRNLSYAVQQGYENQGNGASGNASLDYKGGSGEANLGYSYDQDTRQWNYGLQGGVLIHQNGITLSQPMGDTVALVKAPGADDVRVENNSGVHTDGRGYAVVPYAQPYRKNSVALETESFGDDVDMDMSSQTVIPTRGAVVVADFKTRVGQRALVQLLFMGKPVPFGATVSLLDKESTVTGIVSENGEVYLTGLPESGTIRAKWGNSSNEQCKGTYSLASSNASDPSALIKQITAQCQ
- a CDS encoding fimbrial protein; protein product: MNNFIGKLKKIGSTNTCLRLLLAVLLLSCGVHNAMAVCTYPSTQPQITVNQSFTTQQDSPVGMTLSTTTFNQQYKVAENCIGSYTLFGKENTGTYPTIGNNNTFKSGVEGVGIRVTIGPYKLSPSSLMYGTYGDGTSPIYIQDIKVEFVKTGDITPGTMTSGKIGTVEIQDDAGTKDALTINIGSVNVKQASCEITGSSAIPVPMGKVMKEDFQGKNSTLSSRDINIPLQCSAGTHVNINFDALSSLGNGIIDLTAGGAEGVGIQLKLNSIPVEFNKTLFVAEATQQGAFVIPLTAAYIQTADTIKTGLVNAVANFTVTYQ
- the carB gene encoding carbamoyl-phosphate synthase large subunit — translated: MPKRTDIKSILILGAGPIVIGQACEFDYSGAQACKALREEGYRVILVNSNPATIMTDPEMADATYIEPIHWEVVRKIIEKERPDAVLPTMGGQTALNCALELERQGVLEEFGVTMIGATADAIDKAEDRRRFDVAMKKIGLDTARSGIAHTMEEALAVAADVGYPCIIRPSFTMGGTGGGIAYNREEFEEICERGLDLSPTKELLIDESLIGWKEYEMEVVRDKNDNCIIVCSIENFDAMGIHTGDSITVAPAQTLTDKEYQIMRNASMAVLREIGVETGGSNVQFSVNPKNGRLIVIEMNPRVSRSSALASKATGFPIAKVAAKLAVGYTLDELMNDITGGKTPASFEPSIDYVVTKIPRFNFEKFVGANDRLTTQMKSVGEVMAIGRTQQESLQKALRGLEVGATGFDPKVSLDDPEALTKIRRELKDAGAERIWYIADAFRAGLSVDGVFNLTNIDRWFLVQIEELVRLEENVAEVGITGLNADFLRALKRKGFADARLAKLAGVRESEIRKLREQYNLHPVYKRVDTCAAEFSTDTAYMYSTYEDECEANPSVDRDKIMVLGGGPNRIGQGIEFDYCCVHASLALREDGYETIMVNCNPETVSTDYDTSDRLYFEPVTFEDVLEIVRIEKPKGVIVQYGGQTPLKLARALEAAGVPIIGTSPDAIDRAEDRERFQQAVDRLKLKQPANATVTAIEMAVEKAKEIGYPLVVRPSYVLGGRAMEIVYDEADLRRYFQTAVSVSNDAPVLLDRFLDDAVEVDVDAICDGENVLIGGIMEHIEQAGVHSGDSACSLPAYTLSKEIQDVMRQQVQKLAFELQVRGLMNVQFAVKDNEVYLIEVNPRAARTVPFVSKATGLPLAKVAARVMVGQTLAQQGHLEEIIPPYYSVKEVVLPFNKFPGVDPLLGPEMRSTGEVMGVGRTFAEAFAKAQLGSNSTMKKQGRALLSVREGDKERVVDLAAKLLKQGFELDATHGTAVVLGEAGINPRLVNKVHEGRPHIQDRIKNGEYTYIINTTEGRQAIEDSKLIRRSALQYKVHYDTTLNGGFATAMALNADATEKVISVQEMHAQINK
- the folA gene encoding type 3 dihydrofolate reductase, which codes for MISLIAALAVDRVIGMENAMPWNLPADLAWFKRTTLNKPVVMGRLTWESIGRPLPGRKNIVISSQPGTDERVEWVKSVDDAIAACGDAEEIMVIGGGRVYEQFLPKAQRLYLTHIDAEVEGDTHFPDYDPDHWESTFSEFHDADEQNSHSYCFEILERR